From Flavobacterium lipolyticum, one genomic window encodes:
- a CDS encoding Lrp/AsnC family transcriptional regulator has product MSKFRLDEVDHQILDMLIDNTRVPFTDIAKKLLISAGTVHVRVKKMEDAGIIMGSSLALDYDKLGYSFIAYVGVFLNNTSQTKFVLERINQIPFVTVASVTTGKFNIFCKIRAKDTKHAKEVIFMIDDIDGVYRTETMISLEESINDKKRLMHTIFKNM; this is encoded by the coding sequence ATGAGTAAATTTCGTTTAGATGAAGTAGATCACCAGATTTTAGATATGTTAATAGACAATACGAGAGTTCCGTTTACTGACATTGCTAAAAAACTATTGATATCTGCTGGTACAGTGCATGTTAGAGTAAAAAAGATGGAGGACGCAGGGATAATAATGGGATCTTCATTAGCCTTAGACTATGATAAGTTGGGGTATTCATTTATTGCTTATGTGGGTGTGTTCCTTAATAATACGTCTCAAACTAAATTTGTATTAGAGCGAATCAATCAAATTCCATTCGTAACAGTAGCTTCTGTAACGACAGGAAAATTCAATATTTTTTGCAAAATTAGAGCAAAAGATACTAAACATGCGAAAGAAGTTATCTTTATGATTGATGATATTGACGGTGTTTACAGAACAGAAACTATGATTTCATTAGAAGAAAGTATAAACGATAAGAAGCGTTTGATGCATACTATTTTTAAAAATATGTAA
- a CDS encoding helix-turn-helix transcriptional regulator → MVNIDDFVKRLEIILDYYALNASSFADRIGVQRSSMSHLLSGRNKPSLDFVLKILEVFPEIDLYWILNGTGNFPKTEDSSDLKKNESVPEFTKSLSSIPLDKNAASGNSLSENIKTKNASSAEIKNQNLNAAENEIEKIVVFYKNGTFKTYVP, encoded by the coding sequence ATGGTAAACATCGACGATTTTGTAAAACGGCTTGAAATTATACTAGACTATTACGCCTTAAATGCTTCCTCTTTCGCAGATCGAATTGGAGTTCAGCGTTCCAGTATGTCTCACCTGCTTTCCGGCAGAAACAAACCCAGCTTAGATTTTGTACTCAAGATTTTGGAGGTTTTTCCTGAAATTGATTTATACTGGATTTTAAATGGTACGGGGAATTTTCCAAAAACAGAAGACAGTTCCGATCTAAAGAAAAATGAATCAGTGCCTGAATTTACAAAATCTCTTTCCTCTATTCCATTAGACAAAAATGCTGCTTCAGGAAATTCTTTATCAGAAAATATAAAAACGAAAAATGCATCCTCTGCAGAAATTAAAAACCAAAATTTAAATGCTGCAGAAAATGAAATTGAAAAGATAGTGGTATTTTATAAAAACGGAACTTTCAAGACTTACGTTCCTTAG
- a CDS encoding spermidine synthase, which yields MIQKLFSYIVPIKIFKKKSQRSKIIEVTWANGELVLDSENTNYSYGSLQRILRYGLRNIGYDTILKMDHILLLGVAGGSVVKTLVDEIQYKGKITGVEIDPEMIKIANEYFNLNEIKQLEVVIDDAFEYVLKTKNKYNLIIIDIFEDIKMPNFLFERFFSERICLLLQNHGFVLFNTMILDEAHNVRNRKYISEIDPKLFASKMLPRVEAHNELIIIEKVV from the coding sequence ATGATCCAAAAATTGTTCAGTTATATTGTTCCTATAAAAATATTCAAAAAAAAATCACAAAGAAGCAAAATCATCGAAGTTACCTGGGCCAACGGCGAACTGGTTCTTGATTCTGAAAATACAAATTACTCTTACGGAAGCCTGCAGCGCATCTTAAGATATGGTCTTCGAAATATTGGATACGATACTATTCTTAAAATGGATCATATTTTATTATTGGGAGTTGCCGGTGGAAGCGTAGTTAAAACTTTGGTGGACGAAATTCAGTATAAAGGTAAAATTACCGGAGTAGAAATTGATCCCGAAATGATTAAAATAGCCAACGAGTATTTCAACCTGAATGAAATCAAACAACTGGAGGTGGTAATTGATGACGCATTTGAGTATGTTTTAAAAACAAAAAATAAATATAATTTAATTATTATTGATATTTTTGAAGATATCAAAATGCCAAATTTTTTATTCGAACGTTTTTTTAGCGAACGTATCTGTTTATTGTTGCAAAATCACGGATTTGTTTTATTTAATACCATGATTTTAGATGAGGCGCATAATGTTCGAAACCGAAAATACATTTCTGAAATTGACCCCAAACTGTTTGCTTCAAAAATGCTCCCACGAGTTGAAGCTCACAATGAATTAATAATTATCGAAAAAGTAGTTTAA
- a CDS encoding nuclear transport factor 2 family protein, producing MNSNEVLITKFYTAFANADAKTMSECYHPKIHFIDPAFGLLKEEQVSKMWEMLISKSKGNIKIEFSDIKTDDSSGSAKWIATYNFSKTNRTVINRISAEFTFQDGLIIKHTDSFDVWKWSKQAFGFTGYLMGWTGFFQGKIQEQALLSLKKFQANQTGS from the coding sequence ATGAATTCGAATGAAGTTTTAATTACAAAATTCTATACTGCTTTTGCCAATGCCGATGCTAAAACAATGAGCGAATGTTACCATCCAAAAATTCATTTTATCGATCCTGCCTTTGGTTTACTAAAAGAAGAGCAGGTTTCTAAAATGTGGGAAATGTTGATTTCGAAAAGTAAAGGCAACATTAAAATCGAATTTTCAGATATTAAAACCGATGATTCTTCGGGCAGTGCAAAATGGATTGCAACTTATAATTTTAGCAAAACCAACAGAACGGTAATCAATCGGATTTCCGCTGAATTTACTTTTCAGGATGGTCTGATTATTAAACATACAGACAGTTTCGATGTTTGGAAATGGTCGAAACAGGCTTTCGGTTTTACCGGATATTTAATGGGCTGGACAGGATTTTTTCAAGGCAAAATTCAGGAACAGGCACTCTTATCTCTAAAAAAATTTCAGGCAAACCAGACAGGTTCTTAA
- a CDS encoding phosphoenolpyruvate carboxylase translates to MYTLPKIERFNQDVLSKYHIYNSVFITLPFDSIDNTGVLLPLFTDTCETGFKKQETPKEIVNFFSNKFLNDASEKDKIDLMFRFIQYIERQIVLFDAIEDAAFPEVNNMEGRGSLRDIKEKSDAKEKNEELIEFLENFNVRTVLTAHPTQFYPGPVLGIINDLKDAIRSNDLLKIKQLLAQLGKTPFIQNEKPNPYDEAVSLIWYLENVFYATSGEIVHYLQKNILQGSSIQNQLIKLGFWPGGDRDGNPFVTTDITLKVAERLRTSILKCYYIEMRNLKRKLTFSGVDTLVSELEHKLYRSVFYSKGEIYITLEELLSQLNKIRTIIIEKHQSLYLDELEAFLVKINLFGFHFATLDIRQNSKIHNAVFKDVVDFYLNSGSEIFPKNYFDLSEEEKLGVLSKVKGDLNPADFENEITRSTLESVQAIKTIQQANGESGANRYIISNNESALNVMETFAMIRLNNWENPTVDIIPLFESVDDLQNAHQIMEQLYTNSEYSKHLEARENKQTIMLGFSDGTKDGGYLMANWSIYQAKISLTEISRKYGIQAIFFDGRGGPPARGGGKTHKFYASLGPKIENNEIQITIQGQTISSNFGTLDSCRYNIENLLSAGVTNQVFSKEKNELSVEETEILTQLADLGYEKYLSFKNHPKFIPYLEKMSTLKYYSKTNIGSRPSKRSKSESLDFADLRAIPFVGSWSQLKQNVPGFFGVGSALKYFEESGQWDKVQNLYHDSLFFKTLLENSMMSLAKSFLPLTAYMKNDPEFGEFWQIIYNEFSETKRLLLKIAGHKTLMENYPDGIASIQIRERIVLPLLTIQQYALLRINELNKESVVDEDLVKVYEKIVTRSLFGNTNASRNSA, encoded by the coding sequence ATGTACACGTTACCAAAAATCGAACGTTTCAATCAGGACGTTCTTTCAAAATACCATATTTACAATAGTGTATTTATAACATTACCTTTTGATTCAATTGATAATACAGGAGTTTTACTTCCTTTGTTTACAGATACTTGTGAGACAGGATTCAAAAAGCAGGAAACTCCTAAAGAAATTGTTAATTTCTTCTCTAATAAATTCCTGAATGATGCTTCAGAAAAAGACAAAATCGATTTAATGTTCCGATTTATTCAGTATATCGAACGTCAGATTGTATTGTTTGATGCCATTGAAGATGCTGCTTTTCCGGAAGTTAATAATATGGAAGGGCGTGGTTCGTTGCGTGACATTAAAGAAAAATCAGATGCAAAGGAGAAGAATGAGGAGTTGATTGAGTTTTTAGAAAACTTTAATGTCAGAACTGTTTTAACAGCGCATCCAACGCAGTTTTACCCAGGGCCTGTTTTAGGTATTATAAATGATTTGAAAGATGCTATTCGTTCAAATGATTTATTAAAAATCAAACAATTGCTGGCGCAGCTTGGAAAAACACCTTTTATTCAGAACGAAAAGCCAAATCCTTATGATGAAGCGGTGAGTTTGATCTGGTATTTAGAAAATGTGTTCTACGCTACTTCAGGAGAAATTGTTCACTATTTGCAAAAAAATATCCTTCAGGGGAGTTCTATTCAGAATCAATTGATAAAATTGGGTTTCTGGCCGGGAGGTGATCGCGACGGAAATCCTTTCGTTACGACCGATATTACTTTAAAAGTAGCCGAGCGTTTGCGTACCTCAATTCTGAAGTGTTATTATATAGAAATGAGGAATTTAAAAAGAAAGTTAACTTTCTCAGGAGTAGATACTTTGGTTTCTGAACTTGAACATAAACTTTACCGTTCTGTTTTTTATTCTAAAGGCGAGATTTATATCACTCTGGAAGAATTATTATCGCAATTAAACAAAATCAGAACCATAATTATAGAGAAGCATCAATCCCTTTATTTAGATGAACTGGAAGCTTTTTTAGTAAAAATTAATCTATTTGGTTTTCACTTTGCTACGTTGGATATCCGTCAGAACAGTAAAATTCACAATGCTGTATTTAAAGATGTGGTGGATTTTTATCTGAATTCGGGTTCAGAGATATTTCCGAAAAATTACTTTGATTTGTCTGAAGAGGAGAAATTAGGGGTTTTATCGAAAGTAAAAGGGGACTTGAATCCTGCTGACTTTGAAAATGAAATTACAAGATCAACATTAGAATCTGTTCAGGCCATTAAAACCATACAGCAGGCAAATGGTGAATCTGGAGCCAATCGTTACATTATCAGTAATAACGAAAGCGCTTTGAATGTTATGGAAACTTTTGCGATGATTCGTCTGAACAATTGGGAGAATCCGACGGTAGATATTATTCCGCTTTTTGAATCTGTTGATGATTTACAAAATGCACATCAGATTATGGAGCAATTGTATACTAATTCAGAATATTCAAAACATCTTGAAGCGAGAGAAAACAAACAAACCATTATGTTAGGTTTCTCTGACGGAACGAAAGATGGGGGGTATTTAATGGCGAACTGGAGTATTTATCAGGCTAAAATTTCATTGACAGAAATTTCAAGAAAATACGGTATACAAGCAATATTTTTTGATGGTCGCGGTGGGCCTCCTGCTCGTGGTGGTGGAAAAACGCATAAATTTTATGCCTCTTTAGGACCAAAAATCGAGAATAACGAAATTCAAATTACAATTCAGGGACAAACGATTAGTTCCAATTTTGGAACTTTAGATTCCTGTCGTTATAATATTGAGAACTTATTAAGTGCCGGAGTGACCAATCAGGTTTTTAGTAAAGAAAAGAATGAGCTGAGTGTTGAAGAAACTGAAATTTTGACACAATTGGCTGATTTAGGATATGAAAAATACCTGAGTTTCAAGAATCACCCAAAGTTTATTCCGTATCTGGAGAAAATGAGTACGCTAAAATATTACTCAAAAACCAATATCGGAAGCCGACCGTCTAAAAGAAGTAAATCCGAATCACTTGATTTCGCTGATTTGAGAGCGATTCCTTTTGTGGGATCCTGGAGTCAGTTAAAGCAAAATGTACCGGGATTTTTTGGGGTTGGTTCAGCTTTGAAATATTTTGAAGAAAGTGGACAGTGGGACAAAGTTCAAAATTTGTATCACGATTCCTTGTTTTTCAAAACATTGTTAGAGAATAGTATGATGTCATTGGCGAAATCGTTTTTACCGCTAACTGCTTATATGAAAAATGACCCTGAATTTGGTGAATTCTGGCAAATTATCTACAATGAATTTTCAGAAACCAAACGTCTTTTGTTGAAAATTGCAGGGCATAAAACGCTTATGGAAAATTACCCTGATGGTATAGCATCGATTCAGATAAGAGAGCGTATTGTATTGCCATTGTTGACAATACAGCAATATGCTTTGTTAAGAATTAACGAATTAAATAAGGAGAGTGTGGTAGATGAAGACTTGGTTAAAGTGTATGAAAAAATAGTAACAAGATCACTTTTCGGAAATACAAATGCGAGTAGAAACTCAGCTTAA
- a CDS encoding M14 family metallopeptidase, with product MNLEELFHQHKEQTIEGRYLTLDHIQPLLEQLNTNNQVKIIGKSVLGEPVYSYQIGSGPTRIYLWSQMHGNESTTTKALFDFINVLNSGSEFAQKMLKNFTFYSIPMLNPDGARLYTRENANKVDLNRDSQNLTQPESNILRSVFEAFKPHFCFNLHDQRTIFGAGETGKPATLSFLAPSYNEEREVNENRLKAINVIAGINDVLQQYIPGQVGRFDDSFNINCIGDTFQHLGVPTILFEAGHFPDDYEREITRKFLFFSLVSSFQLISENDLVDNRINDYLNISQNKVVFYDFMWKNIKINYDGIEIITNFVAQYKEELIENKIHFNAYIVEVGDLENYFGHYEYDAKGAGYSDDFGSFPKLNQKADFCLDKNVKFVNGLIKS from the coding sequence ATGAATTTAGAAGAATTATTTCACCAGCATAAAGAACAAACCATAGAAGGACGTTATCTGACTTTAGATCATATTCAGCCTTTATTAGAGCAATTAAATACAAACAATCAAGTAAAGATTATTGGTAAATCGGTTTTAGGAGAACCCGTTTATAGTTATCAAATTGGGAGCGGTCCAACACGTATTTATCTTTGGTCTCAAATGCATGGAAATGAAAGTACGACTACAAAAGCGCTATTTGATTTTATAAATGTGTTAAACAGCGGTTCTGAGTTTGCGCAGAAGATGTTAAAAAACTTTACTTTTTACAGTATTCCAATGCTGAATCCTGACGGAGCAAGACTGTATACACGTGAGAACGCTAATAAAGTGGATTTAAATCGTGATTCGCAAAATCTAACGCAGCCAGAAAGCAATATTTTAAGATCGGTATTTGAGGCTTTTAAACCGCATTTCTGTTTTAACCTGCATGATCAGCGTACTATTTTTGGGGCTGGTGAAACCGGAAAACCGGCAACGCTTTCGTTTTTGGCTCCTTCTTATAATGAAGAGAGAGAAGTTAATGAGAATCGTTTAAAGGCTATTAATGTTATTGCCGGAATCAATGATGTTTTACAGCAATATATTCCCGGGCAGGTCGGACGTTTTGATGACTCATTTAATATCAATTGTATAGGGGATACATTTCAGCATTTGGGAGTCCCGACGATCTTGTTTGAGGCAGGTCATTTTCCTGATGATTACGAGCGCGAAATCACTCGAAAGTTTTTATTCTTTTCACTTGTTTCGAGTTTTCAATTGATTAGCGAAAACGATTTAGTTGATAATAGAATTAATGATTATTTGAATATTTCACAAAATAAAGTGGTTTTTTATGATTTTATGTGGAAAAATATCAAAATAAATTATGATGGTATCGAAATTATTACGAATTTTGTCGCACAATACAAAGAGGAATTGATTGAAAATAAGATTCATTTCAATGCTTACATAGTTGAAGTAGGCGATTTGGAAAATTATTTTGGACATTATGAATACGATGCAAAAGGTGCTGGTTACTCTGATGACTTTGGTAGTTTTCCGAAATTGAATCAAAAAGCAGATTTTTGTTTAGATAAAAATGTTAAATTTGTTAACGGGTTGATAAAAAGTTAG
- a CDS encoding 1-acyl-sn-glycerol-3-phosphate acyltransferase, with product MKKRLYKFIFFKLMGWKIVGIENAEVKKCVMMVMPHTSNHDFYLGIFTRGISGLEMNWVGKKELFRFPFGYYFRNVGGEPIDRTGGLNKVESIAVIFDRKEVFRLAVAPEGTRKGVKELKSGFYYIALKANVPIIPVAFDWGKKEVNLGKPFLPTGDYDCDLSVLKKHYEGVLGKIPENGFWS from the coding sequence ATGAAAAAGCGATTGTACAAATTCATTTTTTTTAAGCTAATGGGCTGGAAAATAGTAGGAATCGAAAATGCTGAAGTAAAAAAATGTGTGATGATGGTGATGCCGCATACAAGCAATCATGATTTTTACTTAGGAATTTTTACCCGTGGAATTTCTGGCTTGGAGATGAATTGGGTGGGAAAGAAAGAATTATTCCGCTTTCCGTTTGGATATTATTTCAGAAATGTGGGAGGAGAACCAATAGATCGTACCGGCGGATTGAATAAAGTGGAATCGATTGCTGTAATTTTTGACCGTAAAGAGGTTTTTCGCCTGGCTGTAGCTCCCGAAGGAACTCGTAAAGGTGTTAAAGAATTAAAAAGTGGTTTCTATTATATTGCTCTTAAGGCAAATGTGCCCATTATTCCTGTCGCTTTTGACTGGGGGAAAAAAGAGGTTAATTTAGGAAAGCCATTTCTTCCAACGGGGGATTATGATTGTGATTTGAGTGTGTTGAAAAAACACTATGAAGGAGTTTTGGGTAAAATTCCTGAAAACGGATTTTGGAGCTGA
- the recQ gene encoding DNA helicase RecQ: protein MTSEILHAKLKENFGFEKFRPNQETIITTILSGQDTLAIMPTGGGKSICFQLPALVLPGITIVISPLIALMKDQVDSLKTNGINACYINSSQSSQEQQFYIDNLKSNTFKLVYIAPESLSYLDVAFNELTISLIAIDEAHCISSWGHDFRPAYTNLGYLKSRFPSTPVLALTATADKATRTDIIKQLKLRNPKTFVASFDRKNLSLEVRPALDRVKQIVDFIEKKPNESGIVYCLSRKTTEELADKLKKNGITAKAYHAGLDNKIRAKTQDDFINDDCQVVCATIAFGMGIDKSNVRWVIHYNLPKNIEGYYQEIGRAGRDGLPAETVMFESYADVIQLQKFASEGLNSDVQLAKLERMKQYADALSCRRKILLSYFGELVKENCGNCDICKNPPTFFDGTILAQKALSAIARLKESEPLAVIVDFLRGSRNAYIYEKNYQSLKTYGIGSDISWYDWNQYLIQLINLGYLEIAFHQHNKILLTSFAKKVLFEGEKVKLNTVVKKVIDKNEVKEANTKTAKNSLFETLRKLRYEIAQEEEVPAYVIFSDAALRQMETLRPMSDEEFLAIDGVGNAKLERYGSEFIKAIIQFQKAKKTNTKVKKESNTYKTTLELFRNGETVTEIAGKRNLGYTTIISHLAKLYLDGEEIDLSSFVTNEEVKQLHKAQIELEYPSALKPYFDYFEEKMSYDKIRLGLAIVERNK, encoded by the coding sequence ATGACTTCAGAAATTCTACATGCCAAACTAAAGGAAAATTTCGGATTTGAAAAATTCAGACCCAATCAGGAAACAATAATTACTACGATACTTTCCGGTCAGGACACTTTAGCTATTATGCCAACCGGCGGAGGAAAGTCAATCTGTTTTCAGCTGCCCGCTTTAGTTTTACCCGGAATCACAATTGTGATTTCTCCACTAATTGCTTTGATGAAAGATCAGGTCGACAGTCTAAAAACAAATGGTATTAATGCCTGCTACATCAACAGCAGTCAATCCAGTCAGGAACAACAATTTTACATAGACAATTTAAAATCAAACACTTTCAAGCTTGTTTACATTGCGCCCGAGAGCTTGTCATATTTGGACGTAGCTTTCAACGAGTTGACAATCAGTTTAATTGCAATTGATGAAGCGCATTGTATTTCTTCCTGGGGACACGACTTTCGTCCGGCTTATACTAATTTAGGATATTTAAAGAGCCGCTTCCCTTCTACTCCGGTTCTCGCTTTAACCGCTACAGCCGATAAAGCAACCCGAACTGATATAATCAAACAGTTAAAACTTAGAAATCCAAAAACGTTCGTAGCCTCGTTCGACCGAAAAAATCTAAGCCTCGAAGTGCGCCCGGCTTTAGACCGCGTCAAACAAATTGTTGATTTTATTGAAAAGAAACCCAATGAATCCGGAATTGTTTATTGCTTAAGCAGAAAAACAACCGAAGAACTGGCGGATAAACTAAAGAAGAATGGAATTACTGCAAAGGCCTATCATGCCGGGCTTGACAATAAAATCCGAGCTAAAACTCAGGATGATTTTATAAATGACGATTGCCAGGTGGTTTGTGCCACGATTGCCTTTGGAATGGGAATCGATAAATCCAATGTTCGATGGGTTATACATTACAATTTACCCAAAAATATTGAAGGTTATTATCAGGAAATCGGTCGTGCGGGCCGGGATGGGTTACCTGCTGAAACCGTAATGTTCGAAAGTTACGCCGATGTAATACAATTACAAAAATTTGCCTCCGAAGGATTAAACTCCGATGTGCAATTGGCAAAATTAGAAAGAATGAAACAATACGCGGATGCTTTAAGCTGCCGTCGAAAAATTCTGCTTTCGTATTTCGGCGAACTGGTAAAAGAAAATTGTGGTAACTGTGACATCTGCAAAAATCCGCCCACCTTTTTTGATGGAACTATTTTAGCGCAAAAAGCGCTGTCTGCAATCGCCCGTTTAAAAGAATCTGAGCCGTTAGCTGTAATTGTTGATTTTTTAAGAGGCTCGAGAAATGCGTATATCTACGAAAAAAACTATCAAAGTCTAAAAACGTACGGAATTGGATCCGACATTTCCTGGTACGATTGGAATCAATACTTAATTCAGTTGATCAACTTAGGATATCTCGAAATTGCCTTTCATCAGCACAATAAAATTTTACTAACGTCTTTTGCGAAAAAAGTTTTGTTTGAAGGAGAAAAAGTAAAACTAAATACAGTCGTTAAAAAGGTAATTGATAAAAATGAAGTAAAAGAAGCCAATACAAAAACGGCCAAAAATTCTCTTTTCGAAACGCTACGAAAACTACGCTACGAAATTGCTCAGGAAGAAGAAGTTCCGGCTTACGTAATTTTCAGTGATGCTGCTCTGAGACAAATGGAAACCTTACGACCAATGAGTGATGAAGAATTCCTTGCTATCGATGGTGTCGGAAATGCAAAACTCGAAAGATATGGTTCTGAATTTATAAAGGCTATCATTCAATTTCAGAAAGCCAAAAAGACAAACACAAAAGTAAAAAAAGAAAGCAACACGTATAAGACTACTTTAGAACTTTTTAGAAATGGCGAAACTGTCACAGAAATTGCAGGAAAAAGAAACTTAGGCTATACCACAATTATATCACACTTAGCCAAACTATATCTTGACGGTGAGGAAATCGATTTAAGTTCGTTTGTAACAAATGAAGAAGTCAAACAATTGCACAAAGCTCAAATCGAACTGGAATATCCTTCTGCTCTAAAACCCTACTTTGATTATTTTGAGGAGAAAATGAGTTATGATAAAATTCGTTTAGGACTTGCAATTGTGGAACGAAACAAGTAA
- a CDS encoding DinB family protein encodes MNTALLTENEYSGGFANYIKEAGDVNLFEELEISLHEFIRFVQNIPMDKFDYRYAEGKWTIKDIIQHIMDCERIFAYRALRFSRNDKTALPSFEENDYAISTDSNSRSIQSLLTELSALRHSNLLFFKSLSEEQLKRIGTASNLQISVRALGFVIIGHQKHHQKVFEERYL; translated from the coding sequence ATGAACACAGCTTTATTAACAGAAAATGAATATTCTGGCGGATTTGCCAATTACATCAAAGAAGCCGGAGACGTAAATTTATTTGAAGAATTAGAAATTTCATTGCATGAGTTTATCAGATTTGTGCAAAATATCCCGATGGATAAATTTGATTATCGTTACGCAGAAGGAAAATGGACGATTAAGGATATTATTCAGCACATTATGGATTGTGAGAGAATTTTTGCTTACCGTGCTTTGCGATTCTCGCGAAATGATAAAACGGCTTTACCAAGTTTTGAAGAGAATGACTATGCGATTAGTACAGATTCAAATAGCAGAAGTATTCAGAGTTTATTAACGGAACTCTCTGCTTTAAGACATTCTAATTTGTTGTTTTTTAAGAGTTTGTCAGAAGAGCAGCTTAAGAGAATTGGGACAGCTTCTAATCTTCAGATTTCTGTACGTGCTCTGGGATTCGTAATAATTGGACATCAAAAACACCATCAGAAAGTTTTTGAAGAACGATATTTGTAA
- a CDS encoding peptidoglycan DD-metalloendopeptidase family protein: MKPLASILKALPPTKIIDSTIDISKYIPLDLSVTNQELADFKPTCTQEFEDFISDYLEKNDAEVAFGGYIEGRTLYQRSTIFKNNSIPERNIHIGLDLWTKADTTVLAPLDGKVHSFKNNIGLGDYGPTIILEHRVENEKFYTLYGHLSLESIENLSVGTFFSKGQKIGTLGSSSVNGDYPPHVHFQIIRNIENYSGDYPGVCNTNDLNFYIENCPDPNLLLKIT; encoded by the coding sequence ATGAAACCTCTTGCCTCTATTTTAAAAGCCTTACCTCCCACTAAAATAATAGATTCCACCATTGATATTTCAAAATACATCCCTTTAGATTTATCCGTAACCAATCAGGAACTTGCTGATTTTAAACCTACCTGTACCCAAGAATTTGAGGATTTTATTTCAGACTACTTAGAAAAAAATGATGCCGAAGTAGCCTTTGGCGGTTATATTGAAGGAAGAACTCTTTATCAACGCAGTACCATTTTTAAAAATAATTCTATTCCGGAACGCAACATTCATATAGGATTAGACTTATGGACAAAAGCAGACACAACAGTTTTGGCACCACTCGATGGAAAAGTACACAGCTTTAAAAACAATATAGGTCTCGGCGATTATGGTCCGACCATTATTTTAGAGCATCGGGTAGAAAATGAGAAATTTTATACTTTATACGGACATTTATCGTTAGAAAGTATAGAAAACCTCAGTGTTGGGACATTTTTTAGTAAAGGTCAAAAGATTGGAACCTTGGGAAGTTCGTCTGTTAACGGGGACTATCCTCCACACGTACACTTTCAGATTATTCGAAACATCGAAAACTATTCCGGCGATTATCCGGGAGTATGTAATACCAACGATTTGAACTTTTACATTGAAAATTGCCCTGATCCCAACTTATTATTAAAAATTACTTAA